ATCAGCAACGATCTGCCGGATGTCCTCTCGGTACTGGAACCGTTCAAAAGCAACCTGGATGGCGTTGTGGTGGAATCAACCTATAACTGGTACTGGCTGGTGGATGGCCTGCAAAATCACGGCTATCAGGTTCATCTGGCCAACCCATCCGCTGTCAAGCAGTATGAAGGATTAAAGTACACCGATGACCGGTGGGACTCCTTCTGGCTGGCCCATATGAAACGATTGAACATATTGCCTGAAGGGTAC
The nucleotide sequence above comes from Desulfotignum phosphitoxidans DSM 13687. Encoded proteins:
- a CDS encoding IS110 family transposase, producing MKYYAGIDLHSSNNYIGIIDEKDKRVFGKRISNDLPDVLSVLEPFKSNLDGVVVESTYNWYWLVDGLQNHGYQVHLANPSAVKQYEGLKYTDDRWDSFWLAHMKRLNILPEGY